GTGACCCCGGGTGACACCGTCACGATCCACGTGAACCTCATCGCCCCGATCGCCATGGAAAAGCAGCTCCGCTTCGCTATCCGCGAAGGTGGCCGTACTGTTGGTGCTGGCTCCGTAACCGAAATCATCAAGTAAGGAAAAATCATGGCTGGTGAACGCATCCGTATTCGCTTGAAGAGCTTCGACCATCGTATGATCGACCGCTCTGCCCAAGACATCGTGAATACAGCTAAGCAAACGGGTGCCCGCATTGCGGGACCCATCCCCCTCCCGACGAAAGTCCAGAAGTATACGGTGCTCCGCTCTCCGCATATCAACAAGACTTCTCGTGAACAGTTTGAATCCCGTACGCACAAGCGTCTTATCGACATCCTCGATGCTACGTCGCAGACTGTTGATTCCCTCATGAAACTTGACTTGCCGGCTGGTGTCGAAGTCGAAATTAAGGTCTAATAACAATGAACGGTATTCTCGCAAAGAAGTTGGGAATGACCCAAGTGTTCACGGAACAGGGCGAATGCGTCCCTGTCACGGTTCTCGAAGCCGGTCCGTGCGTGGTCGTTTCCCACAAGACAGAAGAAAAGGATGGCTACAAGGCTGTCCAGATCGGCTTTGGTCTCAAGAAAGAACAGCGTGCCAACAAGGCTGAAATCGGCCACTTCAAGAAGGCTGACGTCGCTGTTCGTGAACACCTCGCCGAGTTTGACGTTGCTGATCTCGAATCCTGGCCGGTTGGCAAGGAATTCGGTGCAGCTGACTTTGCCGATGCGAAGATGGTGAACGTTTCCGGTATCTCCAAGGGTCACGGATTCTCTGGTACCATCAAGCGCCACGGCTTCCACAGCGGTCCCCGCTCTCACGGTACGCACAACATGCGCGAACCGGGCGGTACGTCTGCTCACTCCTACCCGGGCCGTGTTTTCCCGGGCAAGCGCATGGCAGGCCAGTACGGCAACAAGAAAGTGACCGTGAAGCACCTCCAGGTCGTCAAAGTTGATGGCGATCGCAACCTGATCTTCGTCCGCGGCGCAGTCCCCGGTGCAAAGAACAGCATCATCGTGGTGAGGAAAGACTAATGGCTAGTGCAAAGCTTTTCGCCGCAACAGGCGATTTCAAGAACGATATCGAACTCCCGAAGCTGTTTGATGAAGAAGTCAACAAGGTCTGCATGTACCTCCACATCAAGGCTATCCTGAACAACAACCGTCAGGGTACTGCCCAGGCTAAGAACAAGTCCTCCGTTAGCGGTGGCGGTCAGAAGCCGTGGAAGCAGAAGGGCACCGGCCGCGCTCGTTCCGGCCAGAACACCTCCGCTGTGTGGGTTCGTGGTGCTAAGGCCCATGGTCCGAAGTCCCATGACTACTTCGAGAAGGTGAACAAGAAGGTGAAGAAGATCGCCTTCCACTCCGCTCTCGCCTCCAAGGCCCAGGAAGGCAAGGTCGTCGTGTTCGAAGCCCTCAGCTTCGACGCCCCGAAGACCAAGGACCTCCTCGCCGTCCTCAAGAAGGCTAACCTCGAACAGCGCAACGCCCTGTTCATCGTGAGCGCGAAGGATGCGAACCTTTACCTCTCCTCCAACAACATTCCTTGGTGCCGTTGCGCCCGCGTCGAAGATGTCAATACTTACGACATCGTCCGCGCCAACAACGTCGTCATCTCCCAGGCTGCTCTCGCAGAACT
This genomic interval from Fibrobacter sp. UWR3 contains the following:
- the rpsJ gene encoding 30S ribosomal protein S10, with the protein product MAGERIRIRLKSFDHRMIDRSAQDIVNTAKQTGARIAGPIPLPTKVQKYTVLRSPHINKTSREQFESRTHKRLIDILDATSQTVDSLMKLDLPAGVEVEIKV
- the rplC gene encoding 50S ribosomal protein L3 gives rise to the protein MNGILAKKLGMTQVFTEQGECVPVTVLEAGPCVVVSHKTEEKDGYKAVQIGFGLKKEQRANKAEIGHFKKADVAVREHLAEFDVADLESWPVGKEFGAADFADAKMVNVSGISKGHGFSGTIKRHGFHSGPRSHGTHNMREPGGTSAHSYPGRVFPGKRMAGQYGNKKVTVKHLQVVKVDGDRNLIFVRGAVPGAKNSIIVVRKD
- the rplD gene encoding 50S ribosomal protein L4, which gives rise to MASAKLFAATGDFKNDIELPKLFDEEVNKVCMYLHIKAILNNNRQGTAQAKNKSSVSGGGQKPWKQKGTGRARSGQNTSAVWVRGAKAHGPKSHDYFEKVNKKVKKIAFHSALASKAQEGKVVVFEALSFDAPKTKDLLAVLKKANLEQRNALFIVSAKDANLYLSSNNIPWCRCARVEDVNTYDIVRANNVVISQAALAELEGGR